The genomic DNA TCATGGGATCCTGCTGCTCTCGAGCGTTCGGTCCAAGGGATATGTGCTGTCCTGCTGAGCTTGAAGAAGAGGCCCATTGTTCGATACGAACGCATGAGCGGAATGGCCCGCAAACTTGGGGGCGAGGTTTTACGTCGAATCCAGGCTGAGCCAGCGCTTTTCGATTTTCGTCTCACTCAGGTCCCGCCGCTGTTACTTATCTTGGACCGAAGGAATGACCCTGTTACTCCCCTTTTGACGCAATGGACCTACCAAGCAATGGTTCACGAGCTTTTGGAGATTCAACCTGGAGGACGAGTCGATTTGAGCATGGTTCCGGATATCCGGCCAGAGCTTCAGGTGCGTTTATGTAGTTGTGTGCTGCTAATATATCCCTGATTTCCTATAGCAAATAACGTTGACACCACCCACTGATCCATTCTTCGCACAAAACCTGTTCGCCAATTTTGGAGATCTTGGTGCCACAATTCAAGAGCACGTAAAGTCTTATCAAGCCAAGACAGCGTCGCAGGGTGCTATAGAGAGCATTGCGGACATGAAGCGATTTGTGGAGGAATATCCTGAATTTCGGAAGCTTGGAGGGAACGTAAGCAAACATGTCGCAGTGGTAGGCGAGTTGAGCCGGCTCGTCGGTCGTGATTCATTGCTGGATGTTAGTGAGGTTGAACAAAACCTAGCTGGGAGGGATAACCATGCCGCGGATTTCAAGGTAATTCAATGACATCTCTGGCCCGGAGTTTGCCGCTTATTGCTTGGCCAGGCAGTGATGGAACTCATCCAGAAACCGGGGGTCCAGTTATATAACAAAATTAGGTTGGGTATAATATACGCGCTAAGATATCAGAAGAGTGCCAATCAAACTGGTGCTGTGGTCGAGGCGCTGATTAAGGCTGGTGCAAGCGAACACGACGCCAGCGTGAGTGCTGGGAAGACGAATTGTCCTATGTATTGCTAATAACTAACCCAGTTGGTCCATGTTTTACTTAACATCGCGGGTGCCGACCAACGGCAAGACGATTTGTTTGAGAACGGGAATATATTTTCGCGAGGAAAGAGTGCACTAAGGGCTTAAAGGTGTGTAATCAACCTCCACATTGTTCAAGCCACAGCTCAGTTCAGATTTAGGGAGTAGAAAATGTCTATACGCAGCACTCTCCTCACTTGTCTCAGACTCTCGAGAATTTGTTACGTGGTAGGCTAAGAGAGCAGAGTTATCCGTTTGTCGAGGGCCAGGCTTCTACAAATGCTGGTTTACAAAGGTTACGAGTCTCCCGAATAAGCCACATTTGAACTAATACTCTTCTAGACCCCAGGACGTGATCGTGTTTATCATCGGCGGAACGACCTACGAGGAAGCACGAGCTGTAGCTTTGATGAACCAGGACCCGGCGGTCGTAGGAACTGCATCTTCGGGAGCGACACGAATCTTGCTTGGTGGTACATGCGTGCACAATTCTTCCAGGTAGGACAAACATTGCAACTGATTACAGTAAACGTGCTCAATACCACACTAGTTTCTTGGAGATGATATCGCATGCCGCCGAAGCTTTCCCACCCACAGTCTATGCTCCGCCACCTGAATCGACTGGAGGAGCTGGTCCATCATTAAACCTTAATTTGGGCGGCCTCAACGTCAGCGTCGGCGGAGGAGGTACTGGAATTTTCCGGGCACCGCCCTCGGCTGCTGGTGGGTCGATCGTAAGTGTTGATACCGGGGGAACTGGAACAGTGGACGATGGATTACGAGAAGTGAGAGATGGTGTCCGGAATTTCTTTGACAAGGTCAAGCAGGGCGTGGATCGAATGGGAGACCAGCTCAAGTAGTAGCATTTCGACATGTGTTGTTATGGTCATCAATAAAAGCGTATTGATACAATTGCGTTCGTGACTACATGATGGGAAAAGTGTACCAAAGGAGTTGCACAAAGGtgatttatttattttgCGCGGTCCGATAGCCACCGTATGACAATGTCGAGATTGTGCTGGCTGCGCATAGAACACTGTTGGCTGTGAGTGGGTATTGTAGGGTTTGAGCAAATTATAATTACCGAGTAGCACTGTAACGCTATCGTAAGTGGTAGTTCAGAACCCGGCCGTAGGATTACTCACCGATACTGGACGATCACGAATGTTCTCGAGATGGCTGTGGCAGCTGGTTAGGGTGTGAGCCCATTTGACGATAATAGTACGTACAGTATGCGAATCAGCTCATCCACAGACGCATGGTCTGGAAGATCGTTCTTGTTCCCTAGGACCAAGAGTGGGACACCTGATAGGGGCTGGTGGTCAAGGAGCGAATGCAATTCGAAACCGGCGGATTCAAGCTTGTCGGTCTAGACAGCGCGCATATTAGTTTATCAATAAGGTTCATCAATTAATGTACCGACAGCGCTAGAATCTACCATAAAGCTATAGGAACACATTAGGCACCCGAGTCCTTATCTACTGCGGAGGTAACTCACACAATGGCATCCACGCCACGGCAATACCTTTCCCACATATTCCGGAACTTAGGTTGACCTAAAGTTTGGTTAGTTTAGTCCTGGTGGTTGCCCTGGTGTCTGAGCATCGTGCACTGTACCTGCAACATCCCATATTTTGAAGGTCACATTTCCCTTACGTACTATCTTGGGTGTCAGGTGGTCATTAGTAGTACAGCATCGTGCAACTCACCTTTTCTGAGGTTGAACGCAACAGTGGGTACAACCTCTTCACTCCATTGACCTGAGGTAAGTACGTTGACAAGTGAAGTCTTCCCGGATGCCTGAGTAACCGAGGATATTACATCAATAGCCTCCTCTACAAAACAATTACAATTTATGCTCACTTGAAGTCCCACAATCGATATTTCAGCCGTTTTGGTAAAGAACAGGCCCTGGAACCAGGCTAGGAGACTCGCAAAGAAACCCATGGTCGGAGTAAGGAAGTTAGGAACACGAGATTCGAGAGTGAGGTCAGACCACGTGACATCTCCGATAGACGCGCTTATTCTCTACTACAATGTCAGACAACCTCTCGCCCGCCGAACTCGTACAGTTGGTCAAGAAAGACCCCAAAAGGGTCATTGAAACAATTAAGACACAGCCATACGATGAATCTATCTTCAGGGATATCCACGGTGCGGTCATGCAGGTCCACCCAAGCTCATCTGAATGGAAGATATTACGAAACGCAAACTTTTACGAGTTCTACCAGACGGTATTACTTTCAGACCAATATGAAATAAGTGTAAGACTTTGTTTGAATACCCGAGAATGCAATACCGAACCTGGTTTCAGTCGCCTACTTGGATTCAAGTGGCCAAGCTTCAAGCGGACTATTACAAGCGCGATTTGAGTTCACACGGCAACAATGCTGGTCCGATTGAACAGATGACATTGCTCATTAATCGTATATCGAACTCACGTCACGAAATTTTGACAATGAGACGAAGGCGTCGATACAATTCGAAGAATTGACGAGTTTGATATCATTCGCAACAGTACTACGTACGCAGGGTATTAGACTATGAACCCAGACTGACTATGAACATATAGCGATCTCCCTATGCTTCTTGATATCTCTGTCCGCGTTCTGTTACGCGCCAAATTGCGGACGCCGATACCAAGCGCATAACCGCCCTAGTGCCCGACCCATTTAAAACCAACGCGGTGCACTTACTCCCGCCGGTCAACGAAAGTAGTGACATACAAGCAATCCAGTCCGCGTTCGTACGCGTGCTCGGGATGCAGCGCAACACACTCGCCAAGATACCCTATCAGAAATGGATCTGGCTGAAGCTTGTGGGCGTTACACAAATGGCAACGGAATGGCCGTCCATGGGCGACGACGCGCTGGAGATCTTACTTGATCTCGTTTGGGAATCTATTGGAGATAGCTCCAAGGCAGGTCCCTCAGATCGCAAGAATTCGATTGAACTTTTGGGGTGCGTACTTGATATGTACACCGTCGACCCAAGTGTGACCCTGGTCCATCTTATAGACGTGCGGTGACCAAGATGCCTACTCCCACATCTTTTTCGAGAGGCAGGGCGAACACATCTTCCCGATGCTTTCCCGCCTAGTCCTGACCGATACGAAGGTCTTCGCGAATATTACTGAAAAAGGTACGCACTTTGCCCCTGATACCGAAAATCAGCTAAACGCAATTATTACTAGCCGCGACATGCAAACGTCTCCAAGCAAGTATGAAGCTCCAGATGTCTCGCTGTCCTGAAAGCACCAAGAAACAGCTGCAGGAGCAAATGATGCCCATTTTCTTGCCCGTGCTCTTTAAATTGCGCTCACTCGCCAATTCAAATACAAATAATCCACAGACGAAGCTTGCGAGTGATACCGCTAAAGCGTGGGCCGAAATTGGTGAATATTCGAGATTACCAGGAGAGTGCGTGCAGGACTTGAAGGACAAGAGTGGAGGTCTGGTTGGATGCAGCCGTGTCCGGTGCCCATATATGGGCAGACTGCGCTTGGAATGATGCGTTGCGCGCGTTGTAAGAAGAAGCAGTATTGCGATGAGCGTTGCCAGCATAGGTGAGCCAAACCTCTAGTCGCTGAATGTTGAACTCACTGCATTTCAGGGACTGGACCGAGGGTAAGCACAAGGAAGAGTGCAAGCCTGCCTGAGTCGACCAACGTGCTATCTCGTCTACCTTGGCCACTGATTTCTTAGAGCGTTCCAGTCACGTTTGCAGCGTGTATCCCATTGTCTAAAATAAACGCAAAATATGGCACTTGCGAATtgatacgcatatactcgcaaaTTTCATATATTAATGGAATCGTGATTTCGACGCCTACGTGCACAAAGCAAGAAAAACGCTGCAGTTCAACTACTGACTATTATTACATCAATGCTTCAGGTCAACTTTCATCCTCTCCTGTCCGTAAGTGCCTTCCCTTCCAAACCCAGGGAATTATGTCGATAACATGGCATAAAATCATGAAATAGTTGAGCTAAAGGAAGAAGCAGTGAAACCAAGAACGGGGAAGAAATTATCCCCGCGCGCCTCGCCAGGCACTTTGAAGTGCAATGCGTTTGGCCTAAATCGAATATTTAGACAGCCGCCCCGGACAATAGGAAAGAAGTCGACTGGTTCTGGCTTACCTGTTCGAGAGTCACACTTCCTTCACGAACGTCGATCCCATCAGgttcgtcatcatcatcgtcaGCGTCCATGGAGGTCTCTCGCATGCCTCCGAACCGGCCTGCTTACCCAATTGGGCAACTGTCAGTAATCGCGTATGAGTCGGCTACAACGAACAATGAAAAGGAGAGCGCCGGGTGGATGTAAGGTTTGTAACCCAAGTCTAAACCGCCCTGAGGCTTAATTTGCTGTGTGGACAGGGGTGGTAGACTGGCTGGAGCATTGGAAGAGATCTACTCCACCACCTGTCCAACCAGCCTTTCCCACAATCCTCCTATCACCGGCCCGTAACGTGGGCGAACACCCGATCGCTTAGCAATCCACGAGGGATCTCACCCATCCCGACCCCAAAACACCACAACCACACTGAAATCAAGTGGCACGAATTTGCGTAATCCTGCACTGGCCCGGTTGGGTGAAGCCAGATCTCACCGGCGCTCTCAAACTGCCACATAAAAATGAAAAATAAACGCAAACTTTGGAACCCCTATTGAAGAAACAAGAAAGCAAACCCTCTAATAATCCCCTTGGGGTTGATGGCAACCCCAGCCAGCTCCTAGCACAACACGAGAAATCAAAAACTCGAGATGCTCACCTGCACCAAAGGCATTCCCGCCAAACATCGGATTCGCCTTCTCAACCCCGGTGCCAAACACCGAAAGTCCCTGTGCGCCAGTGCTGAACGTCGGGAAGTCAGTCACAACACGTCGTGGAGGCGAAGTAGGGGAGTGGCTCGTTGCGCGTGGTGGGGGGCTAGTAGGCGGGGTACGAGGCGGAGGTGTTGGAGGAGATCGGTAAGTGCGTGTGGTGTATCCCATATTAAGGTATTTGTCAGTGAAACGTGAACCTTTAACCTGTGAATTTGTGTAAGCAATAAGTTTAGCGTTCGCATACAAATAGCAAATTCCCAGTATTGTTTTATTCATCTTCCACCGACCCACCGGCCCATGGGCCACCACGCCTTGAAATCCAAGATATAATAAAACCCACCTTTTTCAAATGCGGTCGAGCATCCTGTATCGTACGTGCATTAGTCCAGACTTGCACGTTGTGCTTGGCTTCGTCCGATTCGCGATAAATGTTCTCGACAACCATTCGCTGTGGTATATTTTGTAATCGATCGAGTCAGGTTGAAATGCGACCGCCGGAAATCGAGAGGAACGAGTCGAGGTAAAAGTATTCAGTCGGAGATGCATTTAGCAAGATCGGGCAAGTCCAAGCAAATCGGGCGTAAGAAGCAACGTGCGCATATACCATGTCCAATCATATTGTAACGAGTCCCAGACGCATCCGGAGCATGCCAGCGGGATGAGCAAACCCACATTCGTTCGTTCAAGTTGATCATCGTCATGTATCGATGACCCACCACACGTGTGGATCCGCCCAACCACCACAAATATCAGTCGAACAACACGTAAAAAACACGTTGTGGAGCATGCGCCCACGTTGAGATCGAATGGCGAACGAAGAGTCGGGTATTGCGTAGGTGAAAAATGAAACATAGGCGAGGGTTCGTGTAATCGTTTATGGTTCCAATCATTCGAGTAATCACGTATCATGCCGTTGATTGTGCGTGTACCGTGCCGGATTATTGAAATAATCGCGCATTATACCAAATTATTGAGACAGTTGAATGATGTCCGAATTATCCCAAATGATCGTATATTGATCAATCGACGAAGTCACCGGGTTGTAAGTAGAACATTCATAAAAAATTGCTCCCACGAACGCACCTTAACACCATCTCCACGTAATAACAGTTTTTCGTGCAGCTCCCGTGCAACATCGTCTACAGATTGCTGACCTCCAAGAATCCTGGGAAGAGTTATTCGTTAGTTTTGGATCCGTAAATGCATGGTTTAAAACAAATAAGGCCAAAAATAAAATGCGTGTGTTTCTTAGATTATGCGGAATATGGGGGTGACCTATGGATTAAACAATCAAGGTCACCGCCACGGATCATTGATACGATTGCACGGATACCCCCAACTGTATCCGATTGATCGATATTGGGTAAGGCTCGGTCAGATATCAGCCATGGGTACCCCAACGCACAACTAAGACCCAATTGCAAAGTAGATCAATACCAATCATGAGCTTGGAAGCGCCAAAGCCGACGCGACCGAAAGCGTAACCCAATTGGCCAAATCGGGAAAGCAGTGCTCTGCCGTGACTGAGGTTCGGACACTGCCCATACGTTGAACTCAGGGAGATAGGTATGGTAGAAGGTATCGACGCGAGCCGAACAATTTCGCGAGAGAGAAATTCGAAGAAAAATAGGGCTGGAGTTCCAAAACGTACCGTTCAGCCACAGCCGCTCCAACCTCTCTAATTAACCGTTCCATATCCAAATTTTCCAAAACACTGCCAATAATCGCGCGCGAGAGGAGTGAAGCCGTTGTCAACCTGTTGACACATTAATACCGAATGACCGCAGTGAGTCAATTCGAACGCACGGAACCATGAGACCAGAAGTGATGGATGTGAGAGCGGTGTAAAAGTCATTAGCGTGAGCGTAGCCTGAGAGAGCTGGCTCGCATGCAACAAAGAACTACAAGATTGTTAGTAGTCGAAAATAATAAGAATGTAATGAACGGACGAGAACAATACCGCGCTGGGCGAGTTCACGCGCAATAACAAGCGGGTCGTGTCCATCGGGTGACCCCGCATCGAAGCCTAACACCTTCAAGTCAATCAAAAAGCCAAAAATCCACGATCCAACTCACCATCTCCGTACTCCCCAATCCCATGAGGTGGAGCATCGGCAATAAGTACAATCATTTTACTGGCAGTCGGCCTCCAATCCAGATTCAACGCATCCCACAAGCTAGCAGTAACTGCCTCGGGCCCATCTCCGCCACCACTCGCATACAGCGTCTTTAGGTTCTCGTGCACTTTTCCGATATCAGATGTGAATCCGAAGTTTTTGGTGACATAGGTATGATCTTGAGGAGGGTGGTCTCTGAATGCGATGAGTCCTACGCGTAAATCTTCGGCTGAAGCGAGTCCGCCGTGGGAGATGATGTCTGCGCAGATACGCTGAATATGCTCAGTTGAATGGGTAATGTAAgatccttgtgagccagtAGCGTCTTGGATAAAGACGAGGTCTCTGCTAGAGGTTAACATGTGCATATAGACAGACATATTGAACTCACAGCATCTTGCGATCGGGCGAGTGGGATTCGACGTCCATGGTGTGGTGGTCAGGTGTGCAATAGAGGTAAAGGGTCCAATGTCGTTATTCACAGAGCACGTGCAGCGCTCCAAGGGTAGCTAGGTTCGATTGGCATTCACATAATCCGCTCTTGACTCTTTCCTTACTTCTGTCGGCGTTATGCTGCAGCACGACGCGGTCCAGGCCGTGCTTGATACGATACTCTTGCATACACCCAACTCCCTTGAAGCCAGTATGCACTCCTCGATGCAATTATTTCAGCTCTCTGTCTCCAATTGGTCCGTGTTCAGGCTGTTTTGTCCGCACGAGCACCGATATCACGACTTCCCGACGATATTTTGACACAAATATTTACTTATGCTGCCCATCCTTCCTCGATGTAT from Rhizoctonia solani chromosome 16, complete sequence includes the following:
- a CDS encoding vacuolar protein sorting-associated protein 45; translated protein: MVHMKCVCFLRPSESSLEALGEELKEPKYGEYYLYFSNTLSKVAIERLAEQDEYEVVKEVQEYFADYAPVLPSLFSLNHIPKASSSTSADGTPLPFSSSGPLYGPNPNSWDPAALERSVQGICAVLLSLKKRPIVRYERMSGMARKLGGEVLRRIQAEPALFDFRLTQVPPLLLILDRRNDPVTPLLTQWTYQAMVHELLEIQPGGRVDLSMVPDIRPELQQITLTPPTDPFFAQNLFANFGDLGATIQEHVKSYQAKTASQGAIESIADMKRFVEEYPEFRKLGGNVSKHVAVVGELSRLVGRDSLLDVSEVEQNLAGRDNHAADFKAVMELIQKPGVQLYNKIRLGIIYALRYQKSANQTGAVVEALIKAGASEHDASLVHVLLNIAGADQRQDDLPQDVIVFIIGGTTYEEARAVALMNQDPAVVGTASSGATRILLGGTCVHNSSSFLEMISHAAEAFPPTVYAPPPESTGGAGPSLNLNLGGLNVSVGGGGTGIFRAPPSAAGGSIVSVDTGGTGTVDDGLREVRDGVRNFFDKVKQGVDRMGDQLK
- a CDS encoding ADP-ribosylation factor family, whose product is MGFFASLLAWFQGLFFTKTAEISIVGLQASGKTSLVNVLTSGQWSEEVVPTVAFNLRKVRKGNVTFKIWDVAGQPKFRNMWERYCRGVDAIVFMVDSSATDKLESAGFELHSLLDHQPLSGVPLLVLGNKNDLPDHASVDELIRILCHSHLENIRDRPVSRYSATR
- a CDS encoding MYND Zn-finger protein, producing the protein MSDNLSPAELVQLVKKDPKRVIETIKTQPYDESIFRDIHGAVMQVHPSSSEWKILRNANFYEFYQTVLLSDQYEISSPTWIQVAKLQADYYKRDLSSHGNNAGPIEQMTLLINRVDTIRRIDEFDIIRNSTTDLPMLLDISRITALVPDPFKTNAVHLLPPVNESSDIQAIQSAFVRVLGMQRNTLAKIPYQKWIWLKLVGVTQMATEWPSMGDDALEILLDLVWESIGDSSKAGPSDRKNSIELLGCTCGDQDAYSHIFFERQGEHIFPMLSRLVLTDTKVFANITEKAATCKRLQASMKLQMSRCPESTKKQLQEQMMPIFLPVLFKLRSLANSNTNNPQTKLASDTAKAWAEIGEYSRLPGECVQDLKDKSGGLTALGMMRCARCKKKQYCDERCQHRDWTEGKHKEECKPA
- a CDS encoding von willebrand factor type A domain protein translates to MDVESHSPDRKMLDLVFIQDATGSQGSYITHSTEHIQRICADIISHGGLASAEDLRVGLIAFRDHPPQDHTYVTKNFGFTSDIGKVHENLKTLYASGGGDGPEAVTASLWDALNLDWRPTASKMIVLIADAPPHGIGEYGDGFDAGSPDGHDPLVIARELAQRGIVLFFVACEPALSGYAHANDFYTALTSITSGLMVPLTTASLLSRAIIGSVLENLDMERLIREVGAAVAERILGGQQSVDDVARELHEKLLLRGDGVKRMVVENIYRESDEAKHNVQVWTNARTIQDARPHLKKVKGSRFTDKYLNMGYTTRTYRSPPTPPPRTPPTSPPPRATSHSPTSPPRRVVTDFPTFSTGAQGLSVFGTGVEKANPMFGGNAFGAGRFGGMRETSMDADDDDDEPDGIDVREGSVTLEQAKRIALQSAWRGARG